In the genome of Candidatus Nitrosotenuis sp. DW1, one region contains:
- a CDS encoding sialidase family protein — protein sequence MKNKILILAIIFVMSVTLATETVYASHNEQTSRETRDPRIAVSDSNVYVTWSDSTNPDYWDVYFAKSSDDGKTFSDAINLTNGSSYYPNSKIIVSGNNVYVSWEDRTSPDGTDAIFFTKSNDGGITFDKPRMLNPVNDPVNLIYRPRIMLASNDILYVFASEWSMQTKQNKMIFVTSNDDGNTFSKPTVLFEAGQWEDFVDYAINDDGTIYVLADDQKIMMK from the coding sequence ATGAAAAATAAAATTTTGATTTTAGCAATAATTTTTGTAATGTCTGTCACACTTGCAACTGAGACAGTATACGCATCCCACAATGAACAAACCTCACGTGAGACGCGTGATCCAAGAATTGCTGTATCGGATTCCAATGTTTATGTGACATGGTCAGATAGCACAAACCCTGATTATTGGGACGTGTATTTTGCAAAAAGTTCAGATGATGGAAAAACGTTTTCAGATGCAATAAACCTTACAAATGGTAGTTCGTACTATCCAAATTCTAAAATCATAGTTTCAGGAAATAACGTCTATGTATCATGGGAGGACAGAACAAGTCCTGATGGAACTGACGCTATTTTCTTTACAAAAAGTAACGATGGTGGAATAACTTTTGACAAACCCCGGATGCTGAATCCTGTAAATGATCCCGTGAATTTGATATACCGTCCAAGAATAATGCTTGCATCAAATGACATTCTTTACGTATTTGCATCAGAATGGAGCATGCAGACAAAGCAAAACAAAATGATATTTGTTACTAGCAATGATGATGGAAATACGTTTTCCAAACCCACTGTCCTTTTTGAGGCAGGTCAATGGGAGGATTTTGTAGATTATGCAATAAATGATGACGGAACAATCTATGTGCTTGCAGATGACCAAAAAATTATGATGAAGTAG
- a CDS encoding CDC48 family AAA ATPase has product MTQNFTLLKVLEAYSRDVGKGIARLDYDSADSVAAATGDVLEIKGKKRTVAKCLPLYPSDEGKGIIRIDGVTRNNLGIAIGDKVEVRKIRAVPAEKIIVAPLEAIPSIDERYLTESLENTPLIVGDYVMVRYFGGRLTFQVIDISPAADAVIVTQKTTFVIGEKSESLQGIPHISYEDIGGLTDEIRKVREMVELPMRHPEIFEKLGVEAPKGVLLYGVPGTGKTLLAKAVANESNAHFISISGPEIIGKFYGESEARLREIFKEAREKSPTIIFIDEIDSIAPKRDEVTGEVERRVVSQMLSLMDGLEARGKVIVIAATNRPNSLDPALRRPGRFDREIEIKVPQKKGRHEILLIHTRNMPLADDVNLDKLASISHGYVGADLEYLCKEAAMKCLRRLLPEINLADEKISSEVLDKLIVNADDYNNAFREIIPAGMREVYIENPDVSWNDIGGLTTVKQELQEAVEWPMKYPTFYRNLGYRVPRGILLHGESGTGKTLLAKAVATESEANFISIRGPELLSKWLGESERGIREIFRRARQSSPCVVFFDEIDSIASIRGMSGDTSVTERVVSQLLTEMDGIETLYGVVVIAATNRADMIDPALLRPGRFDRTILVPMPDKEGRKKILEISTKEIPIDKEPGLAGSKNPDYVDLEKIADSSDGLSGADVASIANTAASIVIHEFLGKYPDPKEAEKQVNDAKVTMRHFEEALKKVKIQKDIKIAEKIAVQYYM; this is encoded by the coding sequence ATAACCCAAAATTTTACTTTGCTTAAGGTTTTAGAAGCATATTCACGTGATGTCGGCAAAGGAATAGCACGTCTTGATTACGACTCTGCAGACTCGGTTGCCGCAGCGACAGGCGATGTTCTTGAAATCAAAGGAAAGAAAAGAACAGTGGCAAAGTGTCTGCCCCTTTATCCATCAGACGAGGGAAAAGGCATCATACGGATTGACGGCGTTACAAGAAACAATTTGGGAATCGCAATCGGGGACAAAGTAGAAGTCAGAAAGATAAGGGCTGTGCCTGCTGAGAAAATCATCGTAGCTCCACTTGAAGCGATTCCCTCAATTGACGAGAGATACCTTACAGAATCGCTAGAAAACACGCCACTCATAGTAGGAGATTATGTCATGGTGAGGTATTTTGGAGGTAGGTTAACCTTTCAAGTAATAGATATCTCACCGGCAGCAGACGCAGTAATCGTAACACAAAAGACCACGTTTGTTATTGGCGAGAAAAGCGAGTCATTGCAAGGAATCCCACACATATCGTATGAGGACATAGGCGGCCTGACTGATGAGATACGGAAAGTCAGAGAGATGGTCGAGCTCCCAATGAGGCATCCGGAAATTTTTGAAAAACTTGGAGTTGAAGCACCAAAAGGCGTTTTGCTTTATGGGGTGCCAGGCACAGGCAAGACACTTTTGGCAAAGGCAGTCGCAAATGAAAGTAATGCTCATTTTATCAGCATCTCAGGGCCTGAGATAATTGGCAAGTTTTATGGCGAGAGCGAAGCAAGGCTTCGGGAAATTTTCAAAGAGGCAAGAGAAAAATCACCAACTATCATTTTCATTGACGAAATTGACTCCATAGCACCAAAACGCGACGAAGTCACAGGAGAGGTAGAAAGAAGAGTAGTCTCACAAATGCTTTCGCTCATGGACGGGCTTGAAGCAAGAGGCAAGGTAATTGTCATTGCCGCGACAAACAGGCCAAACTCATTGGATCCAGCACTTAGAAGACCGGGGAGATTTGACAGGGAGATAGAAATCAAAGTGCCGCAGAAAAAAGGAAGGCATGAGATACTTTTGATACACACACGAAACATGCCGCTGGCAGACGATGTCAATTTGGATAAACTTGCGTCGATCAGTCACGGATATGTCGGGGCAGACTTGGAATACCTCTGCAAAGAAGCAGCGATGAAGTGCTTGAGAAGACTATTACCCGAAATCAATTTGGCAGACGAGAAAATTTCATCCGAAGTGCTGGATAAGCTAATAGTAAATGCGGATGATTACAACAATGCGTTTCGTGAAATCATACCAGCTGGTATGCGTGAAGTATACATAGAAAATCCCGATGTTTCTTGGAACGACATAGGCGGTCTGACAACAGTAAAGCAGGAGTTACAGGAAGCAGTAGAATGGCCAATGAAATATCCAACATTCTATAGAAATCTAGGCTACAGGGTACCTCGTGGAATTTTGCTTCATGGGGAAAGCGGTACTGGAAAAACGCTGTTGGCAAAAGCAGTGGCAACAGAGAGTGAAGCCAATTTCATTTCAATTAGAGGTCCAGAGCTATTGTCAAAATGGCTTGGAGAGTCAGAAAGAGGAATAAGGGAGATTTTCAGAAGGGCACGACAGTCATCACCATGCGTGGTGTTTTTTGACGAAATCGACTCTATTGCATCCATCAGAGGCATGAGTGGAGACACGTCGGTTACGGAAAGAGTTGTCAGTCAGCTGTTAACCGAGATGGACGGAATAGAAACTCTATACGGAGTAGTTGTGATTGCTGCAACAAACAGGGCAGACATGATTGATCCTGCACTCTTAAGACCAGGCAGATTTGACAGGACCATATTAGTGCCAATGCCAGACAAAGAGGGTAGAAAGAAAATCCTAGAGATAAGCACAAAGGAAATTCCAATAGACAAGGAACCGGGTTTAGCTGGAAGTAAAAATCCAGATTATGTAGATTTAGAAAAAATTGCAGACTCCTCAGATGGACTAAGCGGTGCAGATGTGGCATCAATTGCAAATACTGCAGCGTCAATTGTGATACATGAGTTCCTAGGAAAGTATCCGGATCCAAAAGAAGCTGAGAAACAGGTTAACGACGCAAAAGTAACAATGAGACATTTTGAGGAAGCGCTAAAAAAAGTGAAAATACAAAAAGACATCAAGATTGCAGAAAAAATAGCAGTTCAGTACTACATGTAA
- a CDS encoding sialidase family protein, with protein sequence MILVNGGKTAVTNAELAISKDDVYVAWRAWEKNRWHLAFAKSHDGGDTFSKPVILNSDPSSIDTVGSEGSGIFAHDDSVFVIWREEYWDGEKQSFHTWIATSHNSGNDFDVMIHPLDELLYQYGQILTVQQDQNLYSFAMTIKNPPFNNEAIYFARSDDGKSFTAPIDVLENNPPGFQYANIATQNNSIHLVATGSYDANCILYTTSHDSGNSFSEMKNLSPNGTPKQCLGIKEQIPSPKHQMKLGVQIEDIRCKEDLSKGYVLTLKQNGQPLCVTATSFEKMLGRGIISEKAFETIALSAAKNYLLSHPKTATNIVENSLELKIYMTRHSIPPAFIIRGYFESMAPIYDGDTDPLNHSVDITLVQNNKIHLAKLDNTYTLTGSYDSQQNNIRENTIVSPTIKTILSTGDRVDNKGLIPLVITEVSEGGFDHTTHWTFQSIGYHGDNRDKKWGFLPDKHVIHETVDQDGNDAIDRTRMPENFGIPAPLFLFPLLCNGEERIEGESGWHYTLPTRTDTSMVYFRSTDKGIHPDENGIYDIRFVSTFKTEVELPPNAQVITNKTILCPMEKTINDATHAYYTKLVFKIDDLPQK encoded by the coding sequence ATGATTCTGGTAAACGGAGGAAAAACCGCAGTTACCAACGCGGAGCTTGCGATATCAAAAGACGATGTATATGTAGCATGGAGGGCTTGGGAGAAAAACAGATGGCATCTTGCATTTGCCAAAAGTCATGATGGTGGGGATACTTTTAGCAAGCCAGTAATTCTAAATTCAGATCCGAGCTCAATAGACACTGTGGGCTCTGAGGGATCGGGTATTTTCGCGCACGATGATTCTGTCTTTGTCATATGGCGTGAGGAGTACTGGGATGGGGAAAAGCAGTCATTTCATACGTGGATTGCAACAAGCCATAATAGTGGAAACGACTTTGACGTGATGATTCATCCCCTCGATGAACTGCTGTATCAGTACGGACAGATACTGACTGTTCAGCAAGACCAAAATCTCTATTCTTTTGCCATGACCATAAAGAATCCTCCATTTAACAATGAAGCTATTTACTTTGCACGCAGTGATGATGGCAAGTCATTTACTGCCCCTATAGATGTCTTGGAGAACAATCCTCCTGGCTTTCAATACGCAAATATTGCAACACAAAACAACAGCATCCACCTGGTGGCAACTGGAAGTTATGATGCAAACTGTATTTTGTATACAACAAGTCATGATAGTGGGAACTCTTTTTCAGAGATGAAGAACCTGAGCCCCAATGGAACACCTAAACAATGTCTTGGAATCAAAGAGCAGATACCGTCACCAAAACACCAGATGAAACTGGGAGTACAAATTGAAGATATCAGATGCAAAGAGGATCTCTCCAAAGGATACGTTCTTACCCTCAAACAAAACGGTCAACCTCTCTGTGTTACTGCGACAAGCTTTGAGAAGATGCTAGGTAGAGGAATCATCTCTGAGAAGGCATTTGAAACAATAGCACTCAGTGCAGCAAAAAATTATCTCTTGTCACACCCAAAAACTGCTACAAACATCGTAGAGAATTCGTTGGAACTAAAAATATACATGACAAGACACTCTATTCCACCGGCATTTATCATAAGGGGCTATTTTGAGTCAATGGCGCCAATCTATGATGGCGATACCGATCCCCTCAATCACAGCGTAGACATTACACTTGTACAAAACAACAAGATTCACCTTGCCAAGCTGGACAATACATACACGCTGACTGGATCGTATGACTCACAGCAGAACAATATCCGAGAAAATACCATTGTATCACCTACGATCAAGACCATATTGAGCACCGGAGACAGAGTAGACAACAAGGGACTAATTCCCTTGGTGATCACAGAGGTGTCCGAGGGCGGTTTTGATCATACAACGCACTGGACATTTCAGTCAATTGGATATCATGGCGATAACCGTGATAAGAAATGGGGTTTTCTGCCTGACAAACATGTAATCCATGAGACTGTTGACCAGGATGGAAACGATGCAATAGATAGAACGAGGATGCCAGAAAACTTTGGAATTCCAGCACCACTTTTCCTATTTCCTCTTCTGTGCAACGGAGAAGAACGAATTGAAGGAGAGTCCGGATGGCATTACACACTGCCTACAAGGACTGACACCTCAATGGTTTACTTTAGATCTACAGACAAGGGAATCCATCCTGACGAAAATGGCATCTATGACATTAGATTTGTATCAACGTTCAAAACCGAAGTAGAGTTGCCGCCAAACGCGCAGGTAATTACAAACAAAACAATCTTGTGCCCTATGGAAAAAACGATCAATGATGCTACACACGCATATTATACCAAACTGGTATTCAAAATAGATGACTTGCCTCAAAAATGA
- a CDS encoding metalloregulator ArsR/SmtB family transcription factor, whose translation MGSPWKALSDDSRRQMLLLLKSKEMTPSQIAEHFEFTLPAVSTHLRVLKEADLITEQRQGKNKFYSINQKQALDLMKFFENMWGYKLDSLKEFVENKEKKKKQ comes from the coding sequence ATGGGCTCGCCTTGGAAAGCATTATCGGACGATTCTCGCAGGCAAATGCTTCTTTTATTGAAAAGTAAGGAAATGACTCCAAGCCAGATTGCAGAACACTTTGAATTTACCTTGCCTGCAGTATCCACACATTTGCGTGTTCTAAAAGAGGCAGATTTGATAACCGAACAAAGACAGGGCAAAAACAAATTCTATTCAATAAACCAAAAGCAGGCATTAGATCTGATGAAGTTTTTTGAAAATATGTGGGGATACAAATTAGATTCACTCAAAGAGTTTGTCGAAAACAAGGAAAAGAAGAAAAAACAATGA
- a CDS encoding transcription initiation factor IIB → MVVQTLNKEGQCRRCNKGMMMTDDITGERFCNSCGFVIVERIDDSGPERHLFSKDERDDKTRTGAPTSLAMHDMGLATIIGHTNRDATGKPLSSSMKMSMNRLRTWDSRSQAHVQADKNFRHAFTQLDKLRDKLALSDAVVEKTAYIYRKALAKGLVRGRSIEGLLAAAVYAACRDVETPRTLNDVSEAINVKRKDVSRNYRLLVHELELKMPVVDPISCMSKIASKVGLNEKTKRRAFTILEEASAMQITAGKDPMGLAAAALYISCIKCKENVSQKEIALAAGVTEVTIRNRYKGLRESLKL, encoded by the coding sequence ATGGTTGTACAAACTTTGAACAAAGAAGGACAATGTAGACGTTGTAATAAAGGGATGATGATGACAGACGACATCACCGGTGAGAGATTTTGCAATAGTTGCGGTTTTGTAATTGTTGAACGCATCGATGACTCTGGTCCTGAACGTCATTTGTTTTCAAAAGACGAGCGCGATGACAAAACAAGGACTGGTGCACCAACATCGCTTGCGATGCACGACATGGGGCTTGCCACAATAATAGGCCATACCAACAGGGACGCTACTGGAAAGCCACTTTCCTCATCCATGAAGATGAGCATGAACCGGCTCAGAACATGGGATAGTAGGAGTCAGGCCCATGTACAGGCAGACAAGAATTTCAGACATGCGTTTACGCAGTTGGATAAACTAAGGGACAAACTTGCCCTATCCGATGCAGTAGTTGAAAAAACAGCTTACATTTATCGAAAAGCCCTTGCAAAGGGCTTGGTTAGGGGCAGGTCAATCGAAGGACTTCTTGCAGCAGCAGTGTATGCGGCGTGCAGGGACGTAGAGACGCCAAGGACCCTAAACGACGTTTCGGAGGCAATCAACGTAAAGAGAAAAGACGTTTCAAGAAACTACAGGTTGCTAGTGCATGAACTTGAACTGAAAATGCCAGTGGTGGATCCAATTAGCTGCATGTCCAAAATAGCAAGCAAGGTAGGATTGAACGAAAAAACAAAACGAAGGGCATTTACAATTCTTGAGGAGGCAAGTGCCATGCAGATTACTGCAGGAAAGGATCCGATGGGACTTGCAGCTGCTGCACTTTACATTTCATGCATAAAATGCAAGGAAAATGTTTCACAAAAAGAAATCGCACTTGCGGCAGGAGTAACCGAGGTTACGATCCGAAACAGGTACAAGGGATTAAGAGAGTCATTAAAACTATAA
- the fen gene encoding flap endonuclease-1: MGLDLKGLLTKEKTRLEAFSSKVIAVDAYNTIYQFLAIIRGPDGTSLSDSHGRITSHLSGLFYRNINFLSLGIKPVYVFDGKSPSLKSAEIARRKQIKKDATVKYERAVAERNLEDMRKFAQQTTSMQDGMVDDAKHLLGLFGIPYIQAPSEGEATAAHLTKTGLAYAAASQDYDSLLFGTKRLVRNFTNSGRRKIPNRNTYIEIEPEIIDTQKMLDDLGITKEQLVDIGILIGTDFNPDGFDRIGPKTALKMIKEHGKLEDVPQIQEELVQIDYNEIRNIFLNPKVADVSEIKFDAVNYSEIVRYLSEERSFSKERLESSLSRLHKSTERRSHSLEQWFA, from the coding sequence ATGGGCCTAGACCTAAAGGGATTATTAACAAAAGAAAAGACAAGACTGGAGGCATTTTCATCCAAAGTGATTGCAGTTGACGCATACAACACAATATACCAGTTTTTGGCAATAATTAGGGGCCCTGACGGCACGTCGCTGTCAGATTCACATGGCAGGATAACAAGCCACCTAAGCGGCCTGTTCTACAGGAACATTAACTTTCTATCACTTGGAATAAAACCAGTTTATGTCTTTGACGGCAAATCCCCATCACTCAAATCAGCAGAAATTGCACGCAGAAAACAGATCAAAAAAGACGCCACGGTAAAATACGAAAGAGCAGTAGCTGAAAGAAATCTAGAAGACATGAGAAAATTTGCCCAGCAAACTACTTCAATGCAGGATGGCATGGTTGATGACGCAAAGCATCTTTTGGGCTTATTTGGGATACCATACATCCAAGCACCTTCAGAGGGAGAGGCTACAGCTGCACATCTGACAAAAACAGGCCTCGCATATGCAGCTGCGAGTCAAGACTATGACTCGCTGTTGTTTGGAACAAAAAGACTTGTCAGAAATTTTACAAACAGCGGAAGGCGCAAGATTCCAAATCGCAACACATACATCGAGATAGAACCAGAAATAATAGACACTCAGAAAATGCTCGATGATCTTGGAATAACAAAGGAGCAACTTGTTGATATAGGGATACTAATCGGGACAGACTTTAACCCAGATGGGTTTGACAGAATTGGGCCAAAGACTGCATTAAAAATGATAAAAGAACATGGAAAACTAGAAGATGTTCCGCAGATTCAAGAAGAATTGGTGCAAATCGACTATAATGAAATAAGAAACATTTTCCTCAATCCCAAGGTAGCAGACGTATCAGAAATCAAGTTTGATGCGGTGAATTATTCTGAGATAGTCAGGTATCTCTCTGAGGAGCGAAGTTTTTCAAAGGAGAGACTAGAATCATCACTAAGTAGGCTGCATAAAAGCACAGAGAGACGTAGTCATTCACTAGAACAATGGTTCGCGTGA
- a CDS encoding patatin-like phospholipase family protein: MKKATAEEARSFETVLVLQGGGSLGAYECGVYKTLQKHKIKFDVVAGTSIGGINAAIITASKDGNPAKNLEEFWLALAERTTPAFLSEEARAFFSSMRSSIYGNPRAFEPIWFTPSFLNSFNLPYLYDITPLKNTLKEYTDFGKLKDPKNPRLVITSTDIQSGKSCIFDSRRDSIDAEHVIASAGYPFYGISWTQIGGRYLWDGTLLSNTPLTEVIDASPRQDKIVYIVNLFPQRQDEIPKNMMESWHRARDIMHTDKTDHTVRMSRVISRQIALIKEMHDIIESSILDKKSAEKFSLLKLEYHRLACERGAIIRQLIRISRKEDVQFLFEDADFSIATIKQLIKNGEEDAENALVAKDKKSKRES, encoded by the coding sequence TTGAAAAAAGCAACGGCAGAAGAGGCAAGAAGTTTTGAGACTGTGCTTGTGCTGCAGGGAGGGGGATCACTTGGAGCGTATGAATGCGGAGTATACAAGACACTGCAAAAACACAAAATAAAATTCGACGTTGTTGCAGGGACATCAATTGGCGGAATTAATGCCGCAATCATCACAGCAAGTAAAGACGGCAATCCTGCAAAAAACCTAGAGGAGTTTTGGCTTGCCTTGGCAGAAAGGACGACACCTGCGTTTTTGTCAGAAGAGGCAAGGGCATTTTTCTCATCAATGCGGTCCTCCATCTATGGCAACCCGAGGGCTTTTGAGCCAATATGGTTTACTCCGAGTTTTTTGAATTCCTTCAATCTCCCATATCTTTATGACATTACCCCGCTCAAAAACACACTAAAGGAATATACCGATTTTGGAAAACTAAAGGATCCTAAAAATCCAAGACTCGTCATAACTAGTACTGATATCCAGAGCGGAAAATCGTGCATATTTGATAGCAGACGAGACAGTATTGATGCAGAGCACGTTATTGCAAGTGCAGGTTATCCGTTCTACGGCATATCATGGACACAGATAGGAGGCAGGTATCTGTGGGACGGGACTCTGTTAAGCAATACGCCATTAACTGAAGTCATTGACGCATCGCCAAGGCAGGATAAAATAGTCTACATTGTCAATTTATTCCCGCAAAGGCAAGACGAGATTCCAAAGAACATGATGGAGTCATGGCACAGAGCCAGGGACATCATGCATACTGACAAGACAGATCACACAGTTAGAATGTCAAGAGTAATCTCAAGACAGATTGCCCTGATAAAAGAAATGCACGACATCATAGAATCATCAATCCTGGACAAGAAGAGTGCGGAAAAATTCTCATTACTAAAACTAGAATATCACAGACTAGCTTGCGAACGAGGCGCCATAATCAGGCAGTTGATACGCATATCACGAAAAGAGGACGTTCAGTTTCTTTTTGAGGATGCAGATTTTTCCATTGCAACCATAAAGCAGTTAATAAAAAACGGTGAAGAGGACGCAGAAAATGCACTTGTTGCCAAAGACAAAAAATCTAAGAGAGAATCATAA
- a CDS encoding NAD-dependent succinate-semialdehyde dehydrogenase yields MTIKTVNPATEEIIAEYDIINKEKILETVKKSKTAFADWKKDIKKRTHFTHILAQELRKNKTELASLATKEMGKPIKESLSEVEKCAWAMEFYADNSDIFLHDEAINTDARKSVISFEPLGVIASVMPWNFPYWQALRFAAPSLMAGNTVVLKPASATMQCGIEIANMFQKAGFQDGIFQTLVGDSSIVEPLIDSDVSAVTFTGSTSVGIKVAQRSALNLKKCVLELGGSDPFIVCSDADVEKASSGAVKGRFINCGQSCVASKRFFVTKNVANEFIEKFVQKTESLRVGNPMSEETDIGPLVNSAGLNKIEELVDDALAKGAEVLTGGKRLGSKGYFYSPTVITKISSKMQIAYEETFGPVAPITIVDDEADAIRLANDSQFGLGASIWTRDLTKADRLSRMVESGIVTINNVVISDPRIPFGGIKHSGFGRELSRYGMMEFVNIKSIRFYDNLVKQHYVE; encoded by the coding sequence GTGACAATTAAAACAGTAAACCCGGCAACAGAGGAAATCATCGCAGAGTACGATATTATCAATAAAGAAAAAATACTTGAAACTGTAAAAAAATCAAAAACCGCGTTTGCAGACTGGAAAAAAGACATCAAAAAAAGAACCCACTTTACTCATATTCTTGCACAAGAGCTGAGAAAGAACAAAACCGAACTTGCATCATTGGCAACAAAAGAGATGGGAAAGCCAATCAAAGAGTCCCTCTCCGAGGTTGAAAAATGTGCATGGGCAATGGAGTTCTATGCTGATAACAGTGATATTTTCTTGCACGACGAGGCGATAAACACAGATGCTAGAAAAAGCGTGATTTCTTTTGAGCCACTTGGAGTAATTGCCAGTGTGATGCCGTGGAACTTTCCATACTGGCAGGCATTGCGATTTGCAGCTCCATCGCTTATGGCTGGTAACACCGTTGTTCTCAAACCTGCCAGTGCAACAATGCAGTGTGGAATTGAAATTGCAAACATGTTCCAAAAGGCCGGCTTTCAAGATGGCATATTTCAAACACTTGTTGGAGATTCAAGCATTGTCGAGCCACTCATAGATTCTGATGTTAGCGCTGTTACGTTTACTGGAAGTACGTCTGTTGGAATCAAGGTGGCACAAAGATCTGCCCTTAATCTGAAAAAATGCGTGCTTGAGCTTGGGGGGAGCGATCCGTTTATCGTGTGCAGTGACGCTGATGTGGAAAAAGCATCAAGCGGGGCAGTAAAGGGCAGGTTCATAAACTGCGGGCAAAGCTGTGTCGCGTCAAAAAGATTCTTTGTCACGAAAAATGTGGCAAATGAGTTCATTGAAAAATTCGTTCAAAAGACAGAAAGCCTTCGAGTCGGCAATCCTATGTCTGAGGAAACTGATATCGGTCCGCTAGTCAACAGTGCCGGTCTGAACAAAATTGAAGAACTAGTAGATGACGCCCTTGCAAAAGGTGCAGAGGTGTTGACTGGAGGAAAACGACTTGGCAGCAAGGGTTACTTTTACAGTCCGACTGTGATTACCAAAATTTCGTCAAAGATGCAAATTGCGTACGAGGAAACGTTTGGGCCTGTGGCGCCAATCACGATCGTTGATGATGAGGCGGATGCAATACGTCTTGCAAACGACTCTCAGTTTGGCCTTGGTGCCAGCATCTGGACGCGCGATCTTACCAAGGCGGATCGACTTTCAAGAATGGTTGAATCCGGAATAGTAACAATAAACAACGTGGTGATATCTGACCCTAGGATTCCGTTTGGGGGGATCAAACACAGTGGATTTGGTAGGGAGCTGTCTAGGTATGGGATGATGGAGTTTGTCAACATAAAGTCGATTAGGTTCTATGATAATTTGGTCAAGCAGCACTATGTGGAATGA
- a CDS encoding SRPBCC family protein, with product MNDLEIRKIIEIDASPETVFKALSDPEEITQWFPDQAILEPKVGGKIKFTFFTKDVEPLDRDFFPEGEIVEFVPNKKLAYTWIPMGIPDFPRTIVTWNLEKIGQNKTRVTLTHSGFIGKPHELYKEHSYGWNYFTNRLIEYCNKK from the coding sequence ATGAATGATCTTGAGATAAGAAAAATAATAGAAATTGATGCCTCCCCAGAAACTGTTTTTAAGGCACTATCAGATCCAGAAGAGATTACACAGTGGTTTCCTGATCAAGCCATTTTGGAGCCAAAAGTGGGAGGCAAAATCAAGTTTACATTTTTTACCAAAGATGTAGAGCCGCTTGATAGGGATTTTTTTCCTGAAGGGGAGATCGTGGAATTCGTACCAAACAAAAAACTCGCATACACCTGGATTCCAATGGGCATTCCAGACTTTCCAAGAACTATAGTTACGTGGAATCTTGAAAAAATCGGGCAGAACAAGACTCGAGTCACTTTGACACATTCGGGGTTTATAGGCAAACCTCATGAATTATACAAAGAGCACAGTTACGGATGGAATTATTTTACAAATAGATTAATTGAATATTGTAATAAGAAATGA